From a region of the Erinaceus europaeus chromosome 14, mEriEur2.1, whole genome shotgun sequence genome:
- the LOC132532748 gene encoding alpha-ketoglutarate dehydrogenase component 4-like codes for MASASRVVQVVKPHTPLIRFPDKRDNPKPNVSDILGAAGLPPHSSVSQHSKGSKTSDWLMHQGPPDTAEILKTLPQKYRRKLVSQEEMEYIQHGGPE; via the coding sequence ATGGCGTCTGCCAGCCGGGTCGTTCAGGTAGTCAAGCCACATACTCCATTAATAAGGTTTCCTGATAAAAGAGACAATCCTAAACCCAACGTGTCAGACATTTTGGGAGCAGCAGGACTGCCACCTCACTCTTCAGTTTCACAGCATTCTAAGGGAAGTAAAACATCTGACTGGTTGATGCATCAGGGCCcaccagacactgcagaaatactAAAAACATTACCTCAAAAATACAGAAGGAAACTTGTGTCTCAAGAAGAAATGGAATATATCCAACATGGAGGCCCAGAATAA